The genome window ATATAGGTTCAATATTACCTTGTCAAagtttctttgtttcttgtctAGGTTGGCTGCAAGTGAGTTGGCTCTCTCTACATCAATCATTAGGTCCTCCACTTCATTCTGTAATCTCTGTTTTGTCTTTTCCAGTGAGGCACATTTGGCATTCACAGCTTCAATGGACTCCTCAGCGTCTTGCAAGCGCTGGGCAAGCTTTTTCCTTAAAACAAGTGCCAATATACTATGACATaatgttcttttaaaataaatgttaaattacgATAATAAAGCTATTTACTTTGCCTCCTCAAGTTCTTCAGTGCGCTGAATGGCATCAGTTTCATATTTGGTtctccactgagctacctcgcTGTTCGCCTTTGACAGTGCACGTTGCAACTCAGCTTTGGCTTCCTGCTCTTCTTCAAACTGCTCTCTAAGAAGATCACAGTCATGGCGGGCTGACTGCAAACCATGGGCCAGGGCATTCTTTGCCTTAAAAGTACATAAAGGGGAACATTTATCTTTGGATcctttttaaatcaattaaagttactgttaaaatataaaaacttaccTTGACCTCTTCCTCAACATGCCTTTTTAGCTCCTCAATCTGCTGCGTATAAGCTTGTTTGCTTCGAGTCAGCTGAGAAACAAGAGCTTCTTTCTCTTCCAGTTGACGCCCCATTTCACCTATTGCAGaaattacaacataattttCAGAAGCGGGGTGAGGGGGAAATATTATAAGTATACTTTATTCTTTAATAAAGTCTTCTGCTGTTTAGGTTTATTCAGATTCTTTACCATTTTCTGTCTGAAGGCGTGCTTTGTAGGTTCCAAGGTCATTCAGCTGGCGAAGTTGCTCCTCATTCTTGGTCTTGAACTCACTCATTTGATCTTCCAGGGTACGGCACATCTTTTCAAGATTAGCCTATCAAAATAGCCCCAATGGCATGTTTTAATGTTTCAATATTCATGTAGCACATTGCCTCACAGTGTGGATTGATGATCTGTTTACCTTTGCTTTGGCAACAGCTTCCATATTGCTAGTCAGATCATCAATCTCCATTTTGAACTCACTCTTCTCTTTTTCCAGCTTCTGCTTGACCCTCTGAAGGTTGTCAATCTGCTCCCCAAGCTCTGCCACACTGTCAGCATGCTTCTTACGGAGAGCTGCAGCAGTGGCTTCATGCTGCAGGGTGGATTCCTCAAGATCACGACGCAACTTTTGGAACTCAGCCTCACGTTTCTTGTTCATCTCAATCTGGGCAGAAGTGGCTCCTCCAGCTTCCTCAAGTCTCTCACTGATCTCTTCCAGTTCTCTGGAGAGATCAGCTCTCTGCTTTTCAACCTTAGCACGGGCAGCACGCTCTGCTTCAATCTCTTCTTCAAGCTCCTCAATTCGTGCCTGTAATGAATGTATTATTCTGTGATGAGTTTGTACTACATTTATTAGCACAAAATAATAAGAGAGAATGACAAAGTTTATCATGTTTAGAATGACCTGGAGTTCTTTAATCTTCTTCTGAAACTGTGCTCCAAGAGACTGCTCATCCTCAATCCTGCTAAGAAGCTGGCTTGTTTCAAATTCTTTCCTATTggtcataaaaataattagttcAGAGATGAGCATTTTGAATAAGAGTCTCACTTATTATATTTAGTGAACACTATCATGGTGTTCAAGCTcttacttttttaacttttcatcCGACTGCTGCTTGTCATTTTCCAGATCCATTATGGATTCCTGGGCCAGTTTAAGGTCGCCCTCAAGCTTTCTCTTAGCTCGTTCAAGATCCATACGTAGCTTCTTCTCTTGTTCGAGAGAGCCTTCAAGCTTTTGTAggcaaaaataacaaattaggATAGAGATCAAGCACTTAGTTAATAATATATGATTgttatgtaacattttatttagatttttgtttgaAAACCTTACATCATCTACTTGTTGTTCCAGCTTAACTTTGGCTTTAGTCAGAGTATTGACTTTGTCTTCCTCTGCTTGGAGATCATCAAGAGTTTGCTGATGTGCCTCTTGAAGAGCTTTCTTTTCCTTTGTCAACTTCACAATGGTCTCATCTAGAGATGCCATTTCTTCAGTAAGATTTTTGACCTAAAAATACACTTACATAAGCACTGGTGGATGTCATGTTATCAAATGATAAATGCCTTCAGTCATTATCAAATAATAAATCACTAGAATAGAGACCTTGTTCTCAATAGCATGCTTCTCCTTCTCCACTTTAGCTAGGGTTAGCTCCAAGTCATCAATGTCTTTCTTCAGCTCAGAACACTCATCCTCCAGCTTTCTTTTCTTGCCAGTCAGTTCAGCATTCATTTCCTCCTCGTCCTCCAGTCTCTCAGTTACCTCTTTTAGTTTGGCTTCGAGCTGGATCTTGCTTTTGATCAGCCCCTCACATCTCTCCTCAGCATCTGAGAGATTTTCAACCTCCTAGAATTGGAAGTGTTGAAATGATTTACATATAACACATTTTTCACTACAAATAAATtcaaatcgaaaaaaaaaagagaacttgATTAgatgttaaagaaataattgaaaactTACTGCAGCTACTTGTAATTGCAGGTCATTTTTCTCCTGCAGTAGAGAAACCATTTTTTCCTCAAGCTCTTTCTTCTTTGCTAGAGCTTTGGCCAGATCCTCCTTCATTTTCTCAAAATTTTCCTTCATGGCAGCCATTTCCTTTTCAGTCTCTGCACTCTTCAGAAGAGGTTTGATCTTGAAATACAGCTTCATCCATGGCCAGTGTTTAACATTCATGAATGAGCGGATGTTGTATTGGATGGAGAAGATAGATTCTCTATTACAGAATTCTTTGGTCAGTATTTTGTGGTAATAATGAATTTAACCTgaaacaaacatatttttaaaagccCTAAAATATAATACCTTCTCTCCATCATCTTGACAAACTCCCTTCTCATAAGGAAACCTCGGCACAGAGCTTGAGTCATGGTTACCAGAATAGCAAGCTTTTCATCTCGCATCTCCTCAAGGAGACCCAACAGCCCAGCTTTGAAGAATAcctgtaatattattattatttatttatgtatttttaaaataagtatttatacACCATTTTCTAGTGAATGTTAGTAAAAGCTAGCTGCCAGTTttgctacaatttttttttttaccttggtaTGCCCAAACTTGTACTGGGTATGATCCACATCAATGGAACCGAGAAGCTTCTCTGAAGCTTTCTTGTTATCAATGAACTGCCCCTCTGGGATGATACTGGCATTCAATACTTTGTATCTAAGAGACAGGAAGCCTCAATAACTTAGACAGTAGTTTCATATGCACATGTGcgaatactgtatgtacaaactATGTGTGATTACAATTTGCTATGATGTACTTgatttttttgcagaaaataccTCTGCTTAAAGTCACCATAGAGGATTCTGCTGGGGAAACCCTTTCTGCAGATTCTGATACCTTCCAGCACACCATTACAGCGCAGCTGGTGGATTACCAGAAAATTCTCCATCAAGCCTACAGatgtgacaaaaaaagtttaaaaatgaggaaattatataacatgatATTATGTACTCAGGTTTGGCTTGCTCAGTCGAATTTCTGTTAAACTACTGAACAATGCTTGTCTGCCCTGGAAAAGGTGGATGTGCTTTAGGAATGAAAAGGTGATATAAACTAACCTGGTGTCTTTGACTCATTTGGGATAATGCAACGTACAAAGTGTGGATGAGTGCTTCTTAAGTTGGTCATAAGCTTGCCCAGATTTTCCTGTTGGATTGGAAAACAACCATGTAAACAACCTTCCATTATTACAGGCTTTATGGTTTACTGCTTAAGATGCATTAGAGACAGAGACAATATTTTACCCGAAAGAGTGCGGACACAGTCTGAAAGGAGCCACCCTTTTTCTTTCCACCTTTTTTGCTACCTTCAGCTGTTGATTCAACATAACAATAATGTTGCTTTGAATCAGAACATCAAACTGAACAATTATTCTGATACTACAAATAGAATGGCAACACACCTTCAGAACCAGCATGAGAAGCAAACAGAGTTTGCAAAAGTTTAACTGATGACTTCTGGTACAACTGAACAACAGAGTCATTCAGTGGGTCCTTATTTTTTTCCAGCCAGCCTGCAATGTTGTAGTCTACTGTGCCGGCATAGTGCACCAGGGAGAAGTGAGCCTCTGGCTTGCCTTTGACAGGTTTTGGCTTCTGGAAGCATGTACTTTTACCAAGGTGTTGGTCATACAACTTGTTCTTGAATGTCATGTCTGTGGCCTTGGGGAACATACACTCTTCTTCAAGGATGGAGAAAATACCCATTGGCTGTGTGTAAGAGCAGAATTTTAGCATTATGTTATTTAAGAGAAGagcaaataataattttgttcaCCTACCAAAAACTGTTAACACTGTAGTTATTCCTTACCTTCTCAATAAGCTCAATGCAGGCCGCCAAGTCCATACCAAAGTCAATAAACTCCCAGTCAATTCCTTCTTTCTTGTATTCCTCTTGTTCCAGCACAAACATATGGTGGTTGAAAAACTGTTGCAGTTTCTCATTGGTGAAGTTAATGCACAGCTGTTCCAAACTGTTATACTGTTAAATAAAACAGATGAGCTACTTTTTTCACTATTTTTTCCTGGATGGAAGTATATTAATCTTAGTGCCTAATTTACTTACATCGAAAATTTCAAAGCCAGCAATATCCAGCACCCCAATGAAGAACTGCCTTGGCTGTTTGGTATCCAACATCTCATTGATACGAACAACCATCCACAAGAACATCTTCTCATAAACTGCCTTACTCAGAGCATTGGTAGCATTGGTAACCtgataaatgaattatttaaaaatgtaaaaccacTTTTAATGGTGGAAACTTataattgtacattttattttctcagcatctgagaAGGTCTCATTACCTGTGGCACAGTCTGCCCTTTGGTCACAAACTCATTCCCAACCTTGACTCTTGGAAAGCACAAACATTTCAGCATGTCAGCTGAATTCAGGCCCATGAGGTAAGCAATTTTATCAGCCACTGAAGGAATAAAgtttatatagatttataaGCTGAAAGAtctacaaagtcactttttatttcAAGTTAACAATTTTTTGATATGTTGATTATTCCAAACACTTATCTAAGGACAGAAATCTTTTTCGGTTATTGTTACCTAAAACAATATAAATCAATATGGTCCACACCACATTAGagtaatataaaaatgataaaaatcctGTTGGTCTGAATGATCAGAACTTGACTTGAGGTCACACTTACCCTCCGTTCCATCTGGCTCGGCCTGCTCTTCTCTTTGCTTCTGCTTAAATTTCATGTTCCCATGATGCATCACAGCTCCTGTCAGCTTGTAAATGCCCATTTTCTCCTCTGCAGTGAAGCCCAAGATGTCAATTGCAGTCTGAGAAACAAGAAAACACTCATTTACACGACATATCAGTTGTCAGTCACAAAGGCAGCCTTGAGCAGAACGAAAAATTATGTctaattttatacattaaatatcAGAGTTTACTTCTGTATAAACAAATGTTCTTACATCTGTGGCAATAAATTCTTCCACATCGTTGATGCTTTTGACTGTTATCTCTCCCTGGCTGATCATTGGATAGTCATATGGGTTAGTGGTGATCAGAAGAGCCTCTGcagaaatggcaaaaaaatacaATGCCTCTTAAAAtatactacatacagtacagtacactttTGCTTACCATGTGTGCACACTACATTATCAGTTTAAAACCCATGTATGAATCTATTACCTAGCAGTTCAGGCTTGTGCCCAGTTGCGAGCTGGTAGAAAATATGGTAGCTCCTCTCAGCTGACAGCTGGAATGTTACTCTTGACTTTTCCAGTAGATCTGTTTATATGGGATAAATGCTACTTAGTCATGAGGAGATAGATATTAGGCATgttagatatatatttttattataatataatgaaataacTTGCAAGTTTCAATATCAGCTGAGGCCAACTTTCCAGTTGAGCCAAAATGGATTCTGATGAATTTACCCTATAAAAGtacataaaattgtaaatagtaTGCATGATGCAAAATATTGtctttagaagaaaaaaaaaagtttaaaaccaaccaaaaaaaaatcttacaaagCGAGAGGAGTTGTCATTCCTCACAGTTTTGGCGTTACCATAAGCTTCCAGCAAAGGGTTAGCTGCAATGATTTGATCTTCCAGCGATCCCTGAgggttaaacatttttattagatGATAACAAGCATTCCTCCATTAAGTATACAGCTTAGACTACAAATAGCATTTAACTTTTTCACCAACCTGCATTTTTCCAGGAGTAGGTTCTGCTTTCTTCTGTCCAGACACTGCGATTGTCGCAAAGTACTGAATGACCCTTTTGGTGTTTACAGTCTTTCCTGCACCAGATTCTCCACTAAAGAACCAGTTCAGAAATTACAGTTATAAGCTCTAATAGTTCCTTTTGGAATCCCTAAAGCATAATTCTAATATATTCAAGCTAGAAAACAACAAAAGCATTTCCACTGGTTTTACATAATTCTCTAAACACTACTCGATTAgaataaattcataaaacatgaacaaagcaAAGTAAACCACTATTATGTTAATATTCACTGCGGGTATGGTGGCCCAGAGCCCATTTACATGGGTTAGCAGAGGGATGTCTACTCATTCAAATTAGTGTATAGGCATAAACTttgtatagttttattttaaaatgatgctCCCTGATAGCTCTTGAATCATAAAATGAATTATCAGGTAACACAGTTTGTTATGCTCAGTGGCCAATTTTGATATTGACACCACATTTCAGAACTTACGTGATCAGGATTGACTGGTTCTCACgatctgcaaaaaaaattgtatgtaGATATATTTACTAAGAACATAACTGATTAATTATATCGGTAGACTTTTGAAACCTTCATACCAGTGAGCATAAACTGATAGGCATTATCAGAGATGGAGAAGATGTGAGGAGGGGCCTCAATTCTCTTTTTACCCCTGTAAGCCCCTACTACGATACTGTCATACACTGGGAGCCATTTATAGGGGTTCACAGTGACACAGAACAACCCGGAGTAAGTCTGTAAAGGGGAAGAGATTAAGCGCTAAATGTAATcgatatttgtaaatattacatttatgtttaacaTAAGTTACTATTTTAGTAAAGTATATTAACCTCCTGAGACCCAACAAAAAGAATTGGAAGTTTAAGTGGctaacatttttttgtatttgtatactCACATAAATCATCCATGCTGCATAACGCTCTTTGAGGTTGTACAGCACAGCAGGCTCATTGAGGTGGGTCATCATGGCCATGTCCTCAATCTTATCAAACTTTGGAGGGTTCATAGGAAAGATGTCATCTTCCTTTACTGTCAAGgtctgcagtaaaaaaaaaataataataaattaattgtaactgacattaatatcagacgtaaaacatttggtgatttttttttcttccctcacCTTGCCAGACAGAGTTTTGACGGTGGCTTTGCCACCCTCTCTGCTCTGGAGGACCCCTTTGAGGTACATCTCAGCCGGTTCAGACACAAAATAGGCAGTTTTGGCATCAAATGGTAAATTCTGTGCTTCTAGCCTTTCTCGCTCTGGCTTCCGGAGGAATACGGCCGCCGGGCCAAAGCACTCCATCTCCGGATCCGAACTCATGGTGACACCTTACTGGAGAGAACATTACCTTTACCAACTTTTTGAAGCTCTTTCCATCTAATCATGTAACATATTTTGTCTAATTGTGCAACATGAAGAAcatgttaatataattatataatgaaTTTGATATTGGAAATTTCGATTCATGGGTTTTGTACATGTGACATGCAGTAGTTTCGGAAATTTAGTTATTGAGTAAATTCTGCAAGTTCTAATCTGAAAATGCTTGTGATCTTGGTACAATAAATGAATTCTATAgtgatggaataaaaaaatgcaaaaaatcaaCCACAAACATGATGTTTGTCTATTCACCCTGTCTGTTGCCTCTCAGAAAGTTGTTGGTTTTAGGGCTGCTGTGCGATTCTGTGAATGACAGCAAAGTCTGAATAATATATTGTTAATCATCATTTTAGAATAtggtttttgcttttgttttgttttcatgttCTTGTACAGAAGAAAAAACTGTAAACCACTCACCTTTGGGTGCCTGCGTGTCCGATGAGTATTCTCCAGCTGACTCTTATATAGACCTTTTAATGTGTCGTCACCATATCTGAGCCTCTCAATTTGGTCATGAATTTTTACTTTGTCCACTAATGTTTGCCTTCCTTAGACAGCATCTCATGACCACACCAGTGTCTTATTTTTATCCTGTGATGAACCGATGCCATCTTATGAGCACAGTGGTTTTGTTTTAGCACATAAtggatataaataattaatcaaaACATCTTTGTTGTTTacgtgatttaatttaaaatcaggGGCATTGTTGTTccttatattatttttgttattattattaataatatcaatattattattattattattattattattgttattatcagTATCAATATTGTTAAAGTACTATTGATTCATTACATGTGAATCAAtcaaaaattatatttcttccaATTTTGTAcaggaaaaactttttttgtctttgtctttctgAAGGATAGTCATAAAAAACTCAAGGTCGGATAGTTGAGTAGCGCCAGGTAGTTTTTAATGCTTCTTTTGAATGTCCTCTGGCATTATAAAGCTACCTACTATAACTGTGGATAAGACACCAAATGTCACTTGTATAAAGTTGCAAGGGCCATGGAAGCCCAA of Clarias gariepinus isolate MV-2021 ecotype Netherlands chromosome 6, CGAR_prim_01v2, whole genome shotgun sequence contains these proteins:
- the myhb gene encoding myosin heavy chain, fast skeletal muscle, yielding MSSDPEMECFGPAAVFLRKPERERLEAQNLPFDAKTAYFVSEPAEMYLKGVLQSREGGKATVKTLSGKTLTVKEDDIFPMNPPKFDKIEDMAMMTHLNEPAVLYNLKERYAAWMIYTYSGLFCVTVNPYKWLPVYDSIVVGAYRGKKRIEAPPHIFSISDNAYQFMLTDRENQSILITGESGAGKTVNTKRVIQYFATIAVSGQKKAEPTPGKMQGSLEDQIIAANPLLEAYGNAKTVRNDNSSRFGKFIRIHFGSTGKLASADIETYLLEKSRVTFQLSAERSYHIFYQLATGHKPELLEALLITTNPYDYPMISQGEITVKSINDVEEFIATDTAIDILGFTAEEKMGIYKLTGAVMHHGNMKFKQKQREEQAEPDGTEVADKIAYLMGLNSADMLKCLCFPRVKVGNEFVTKGQTVPQVTNATNALSKAVYEKMFLWMVVRINEMLDTKQPRQFFIGVLDIAGFEIFDYNSLEQLCINFTNEKLQQFFNHHMFVLEQEEYKKEGIDWEFIDFGMDLAACIELIEKPMGIFSILEEECMFPKATDMTFKNKLYDQHLGKSTCFQKPKPVKGKPEAHFSLVHYAGTVDYNIAGWLEKNKDPLNDSVVQLYQKSSVKLLQTLFASHAGSEAEGSKKGGKKKGGSFQTVSALFRENLGKLMTNLRSTHPHFVRCIIPNESKTPGLMENFLVIHQLRCNGVLEGIRICRKGFPSRILYGDFKQRYKVLNASIIPEGQFIDNKKASEKLLGSIDVDHTQYKFGHTKVFFKAGLLGLLEEMRDEKLAILVTMTQALCRGFLMRREFVKMMERRESIFSIQYNIRSFMNVKHWPWMKLYFKIKPLLKSAETEKEMAAMKENFEKMKEDLAKALAKKKELEEKMVSLLQEKNDLQLQVAAEVENLSDAEERCEGLIKSKIQLEAKLKEVTERLEDEEEMNAELTGKKRKLEDECSELKKDIDDLELTLAKVEKEKHAIENKVKNLTEEMASLDETIVKLTKEKKALQEAHQQTLDDLQAEEDKVNTLTKAKVKLEQQVDDLEGSLEQEKKLRMDLERAKRKLEGDLKLAQESIMDLENDKQQSDEKLKKKEFETSQLLSRIEDEQSLGAQFQKKIKELQARIEELEEEIEAERAARAKVEKQRADLSRELEEISERLEEAGGATSAQIEMNKKREAEFQKLRRDLEESTLQHEATAAALRKKHADSVAELGEQIDNLQRVKQKLEKEKSEFKMEIDDLTSNMEAVAKAKANLEKMCRTLEDQMSEFKTKNEEQLRQLNDLGTYKARLQTENGEMGRQLEEKEALVSQLTRSKQAYTQQIEELKRHVEEEVKAKNALAHGLQSARHDCDLLREQFEEEQEAKAELQRALSKANSEVAQWRTKYETDAIQRTEELEEAKKKLAQRLQDAEESIEAVNAKCASLEKTKQRLQNEVEDLMIDVERANSLAANLDKKQRNFDKILAEWKQKFEESQAELEGAQKEARSLSTELFKLKNSYEEALDQLETLKRENKNLQQEISDLTEQLGETGKTIHELEKGKKTVECEKSEIQTALEEAEATLEHEESKIVRIQLELTQVKSEIDRRLAEKDEEMEQIKRNSQRVIESMQSTLDAEIRSRNDALRIKKKMEGDLNEMEIQLSHANRQASEAQKQLRNVQGQLKDAQLHLDEALRVQEDMKEQVAMVERRNNLMLAEIEELRAALEQTERGRKVAEQELVDASERVTLLHSQNTSLINTKKKLEADLVQIQGEMEDIVQEARNAEEKAKKAITDAAMMAEELKKEQDTSAHLERMKKNLEITVKDLQHRLDEAESIAMKGGKKQIQKLEARVRELENEVEGEQRRAAEAIKGVRKYERRVKELTYQTDEDRKNVTRLQDLVDKLQLKVKAYKRQSEESEEQANTHLSRFRKVQHELEEAQERADIAESQVNKLRVKSRELGRGKEAEE